A genomic segment from Corylus avellana chromosome ca5, CavTom2PMs-1.0 encodes:
- the LOC132180747 gene encoding pentatricopeptide repeat-containing protein At1g77360, mitochondrial-like → MGKNKNRNKKRPRHDHHPSLPLPRIKKHHLFSPTQTQTQTPPSLLPPTRNQPQLSTKRPAFASYLDAPDLPPKVKLLCGIVATTDSLSVEEALKDTGVRVTQADVEHVLKLSYAFPGPALKFFRWSGRQLNDNHSPYALNLVVDLLGKNSLFDPMWSAIKSMSSEGRLLSLATFASVFSSYVIAGRVREAFLTFEVMDQYGVPRDIVALNSLLSAICRDGEAADAVEFLRVAKEKIRPDVDTYAILLEGWEKEGNADCARQTFAEMVFEIGWDPSNVPAYDSLLSTLIKGPDGPREAMKFLDMMKDNRCYPGLKFFKFALDECSKKDDARGAALVWDAMVGDIGFRPDTQMYNLVIALYCRCKGTDLAKRLLDEMVCYGSFPDSQTYNVVFQYLMKSRRLGEASVMFNEMIKNECVPDHVNCSSAVRIYMDSQEYNMAIKVWKCMIENYGSDLEKTGNLLVAGLHDMNRLPEAVKYAEDMIGRRMKLNSSTLSKLKQSLFKAGKQLVYDELLRKLKYQ, encoded by the coding sequence ATGGGCAAGAACAAGAACAGGAACAAGAAGAGACCCCGCCATGACCACCATCCTTCACTTCCACTCCCCCGCATCAAGAAacaccatctcttctctccaacacaaacacaaacacaaacacctcCATCGCTCCTTCCCCCAACCAGAAACCAACCACAGCTCTCTACCAAGCGCCCAGCCTTCGCCTCATACCTCGACGCCCCGGACCTCCCTCCAAAAGTGAAGCTCCTCTGTGGGATCGTCGCCACCACCGACTCCCTCTCAGTCGAGGAGGCACTCAAAGACACCGGCGTCCGCGTCACCCAAGCCGACGTCGAGCACGTCCTCAAGCTATCCTACGCCTTCCCTGGCCCCGCCCTCAAGTTCTTTCGCTGGTCCGGTCGCCAGCTCAACGACAACCACAGCCCCTACGCCTTGAACCTCGTCGTGGACCTGTTGGGCAAGAATTCCCTCTTCGACCCCATGTGGAGCGCCATTAAATCCATGAGCTCGGAGGGCCGCTTGCTCTCCCTGGCCACATTTGCCTCCGTCTTCAGCAGCTATGTCATTGCCGGCCGCGTCCGAGAAGCGTTCCTGACGTTTGAGGTCATGGATCAGTACGGCGTTCCGCGCGATATCGTGGCGTTGAATTCGCTTCTTAGCGCGATTTGTAGAGACGGGGAGGCTGCGGATGCGGTGGAGTTCTTGCGGGTTGCGAAGGAGAAGATCAGGCCGGACGTGGATACATATGCGATCCTGTTGGAAGGTTGGGAGAAGGAAGGCAATGCCGATTGCGCTAGGCAGACATTCGCGGAGATGGTGTTTGAGATCGGTTGGGACCCGAGCAATGTGCCCGCTTATGATTCGTTATTGAGCACTTTGATTAAGGGCCCTGATGGGCCTCGCGAGGCCATGAAGTTCCTCGATATGATGAAGGATAATCGGTGTTATCCGGGGTTGAAGTTCTTCAAGTTTGCTCTCGACGAGTGTTCGAAGAAAGACGATGCTCGTGGAGCTGCATTGGTTTGGGACGCAATGGTGGGTGATATTGGTTTTAGACCCGATACCCAGATGTATAATTTGGTCATTGCCTTATATTGTCGATGTAAGGGTACAGATTTAGCGAAAAGGTTGTTGGATGAGATGGTTTGTTATGGGTCATTTCCGGATTCGCAAACTTATAACGTGGTGTTTCAGTACTTGATGAAGAGCAGGAGGTTAGGGGAGGCTTCGGTGATGTTCAATGAGATGATTAAAAATGAGTGTGTTCCTGACCATGTTAATTGTAGTTCAGCAGTTAGGATTTATATGGATTCTCAGGAATATAATATGGCTATAAAAGTTTGGAAATGCATGATAGAGAATTATGGTTCTGATTTGGAGAAGACCGGTAATCTGTTGGTTGCGGGGCTTCATGATATGAATAGGCTCCCAGAAGCAGTCAAGTATGCTGAGGATATGATTGGTAGAAGAATGAAGTTGAACTCTTCCACATTGTCAAAGCTGAAACAGAGCCTTTTCAAAGCAGGAAAGCAACTTGTGTATGATGAACTTTTAAGAAAGTTGAAATATCAGTAG